One segment of Streptomyces sp. YIM 121038 DNA contains the following:
- a CDS encoding SpoIIE family protein phosphatase: protein MSEIPAKATGSTRPTARAGRAASSAAGGPVGTAAPSAGDGARTTAGGGADHGPVGATAGHGRGPAGAAGPERADGGADRAPGATGDVPAKGTGGDLPGQGAGGGARPDEGRGVGRGASGTVGAGAAHGVAGDSDAVDARHHAAGRTRPRVEDQPPTRGDIIWQNSPPGSLYDYIKVASFSIGPDGLVDQWSSRAERLFGVPARDAVGKDPIEAFVPRELRPRGHRKMAEILDGREWTGSVPFRLPEPVGPAPASPAATATSSLAASAASAASAAPVREGVAEVYVMPARTADGERSAVCLVVDVRALQQIESDLAASQALFGQSPFGFVLFGTDLKVQRANRRFAAVFGGTAEDHRGRTVHDYLPRNEADRMQAALRRVLETGEAVNDMQIVGPAPGSSERRHWSVNLYRVHSGSGRPIGIAGLGNDVTSRHVAAREAAHARRNLALLNEAGARIGNSLDLETTARELLDVAVPGFCDLASVDLYQGLLDGDETPPGLADGSAELRRVAFASAVADAPFPEGTGPIDVGSVHRFPFTSSCADALRTARARLIAAGDDCGPTRLTGGLIQSTLAVPMVAHDTVVGLAQFSRTKGSEPFGERDRALAGELAARAAVCIDNARLYRREHERALILQRSLLPPGDPEAAGLDIACRYLPGNAATEVGGDWFDVIELPGHRTALVVGDVMGRGLRAAVTMGELRSAVRTLALLDLEPAEVLAALDEIARGLGNPSGPRRTTARGARDTDDLAEVYLATCVYAVYDAVTRRVTIANAGHLPPVLVEPGESALMLDVPPGMPLGVGGEPFEEVEVDLPEGALLALYTDGLVESRDHPLDEGLNAFVSALTDPEQALEDICDHVLSALDTHHGEDDIALLMARVQGLPAEHVGDWTLPREPRSVGHARELACARLREWGLDALVDTAELLVSELVTNALRYGEGEIRLRLLLDRTLVCEVWDAGLVQPRRRRARDTDEGGRGLQLVGLLSAAWGSRRTPRGKTVWFELALPDGNTPPMDAAEALMSLF, encoded by the coding sequence GTGAGCGAGATACCAGCGAAGGCGACGGGTTCGACGCGGCCGACGGCGCGGGCGGGGCGGGCAGCCTCGTCGGCGGCCGGGGGCCCGGTCGGGACCGCGGCGCCGAGCGCGGGCGACGGTGCGCGTACCACCGCAGGTGGCGGCGCGGACCACGGCCCCGTCGGCGCGACGGCCGGTCACGGCCGCGGCCCCGCGGGCGCGGCCGGACCCGAGCGCGCTGACGGCGGAGCGGACCGGGCCCCGGGCGCCACGGGAGACGTACCCGCGAAGGGCACCGGCGGCGACCTGCCGGGGCAGGGCGCGGGCGGCGGCGCGCGGCCCGACGAGGGCCGTGGCGTAGGGCGCGGCGCGTCCGGGACGGTAGGTGCCGGTGCGGCGCATGGCGTAGCCGGGGACTCGGACGCCGTCGACGCGCGTCACCACGCCGCGGGCCGCACGCGGCCGCGCGTCGAGGACCAGCCCCCCACGCGGGGCGACATCATCTGGCAGAACAGCCCGCCGGGCTCCCTCTACGACTACATCAAGGTGGCCTCGTTCTCGATCGGCCCGGACGGCCTGGTCGACCAGTGGAGCAGCCGGGCCGAGCGGCTGTTCGGCGTGCCCGCGCGGGACGCCGTCGGCAAGGACCCGATCGAGGCGTTCGTCCCGCGGGAGCTGCGGCCGCGCGGCCACCGGAAGATGGCCGAGATCCTGGACGGCCGGGAGTGGACGGGATCGGTCCCCTTCCGCCTCCCGGAGCCGGTCGGGCCTGCGCCCGCGTCCCCGGCAGCGACCGCGACCTCGTCCCTGGCCGCGTCCGCCGCATCTGCCGCGTCCGCCGCCCCCGTTCGCGAGGGCGTCGCCGAGGTCTATGTCATGCCCGCCAGGACCGCGGACGGGGAGCGGTCCGCCGTGTGCCTCGTCGTCGACGTCCGGGCGCTCCAGCAGATCGAGTCCGACCTCGCCGCCTCCCAGGCCCTCTTCGGCCAATCTCCCTTCGGGTTCGTCCTGTTCGGCACGGACCTCAAGGTGCAGCGTGCCAACCGCCGCTTCGCGGCCGTCTTCGGCGGCACCGCCGAGGACCACCGCGGCCGCACCGTCCACGACTACCTGCCGCGCAACGAGGCCGACCGCATGCAGGCCGCCCTGCGCCGCGTCCTGGAGACCGGCGAGGCCGTCAACGACATGCAGATCGTCGGGCCCGCCCCCGGCAGCAGCGAGCGCCGCCACTGGTCGGTCAACCTCTACCGCGTGCACAGCGGTTCGGGCCGCCCCATCGGCATCGCGGGCCTCGGCAACGACGTCACCAGCCGCCACGTCGCCGCCCGCGAGGCCGCCCACGCCCGCCGCAACCTCGCCCTCCTGAACGAGGCGGGCGCCCGCATCGGCAACTCCCTCGACCTGGAGACCACCGCCCGCGAACTCCTCGACGTCGCCGTCCCCGGCTTCTGCGACCTGGCCTCCGTCGACCTCTACCAAGGCCTCCTCGACGGCGACGAGACGCCGCCGGGGCTCGCCGACGGCAGCGCCGAACTGCGCCGCGTCGCCTTCGCCAGCGCCGTGGCCGACGCGCCCTTCCCCGAGGGCACGGGCCCCATCGACGTCGGCTCCGTGCACCGCTTCCCGTTCACCTCGTCCTGCGCCGACGCGCTGCGCACCGCCCGGGCGCGGCTCATCGCCGCCGGTGACGACTGCGGGCCGACCCGGCTGACCGGCGGCCTCATCCAGTCCACGCTGGCCGTCCCGATGGTCGCCCACGACACCGTCGTGGGCCTCGCCCAGTTCTCCCGTACGAAGGGCAGCGAGCCCTTCGGCGAACGCGATCGCGCGCTGGCCGGTGAGCTCGCCGCGCGCGCCGCCGTCTGCATCGACAACGCCCGCCTCTACCGCCGCGAACACGAGCGCGCACTGATCCTCCAGCGCTCCCTGCTGCCGCCCGGCGACCCGGAGGCGGCCGGGCTCGACATCGCCTGCCGCTATCTGCCGGGCAACGCGGCCACCGAGGTCGGCGGCGACTGGTTCGACGTCATCGAACTGCCCGGCCACCGCACCGCCCTCGTCGTCGGCGACGTCATGGGCCGCGGCCTGCGCGCCGCCGTCACCATGGGCGAACTGCGCTCCGCCGTGCGGACCCTGGCCCTGCTCGACCTGGAACCCGCCGAGGTGCTCGCCGCGCTCGACGAGATCGCCCGCGGCCTCGGCAACCCCTCGGGCCCCCGGCGCACCACGGCCCGGGGCGCCCGCGACACCGACGACCTCGCCGAGGTGTACCTCGCCACCTGCGTGTACGCCGTGTACGACGCCGTCACCCGGCGCGTCACCATCGCCAACGCGGGTCATCTGCCGCCCGTCCTCGTCGAACCCGGCGAGAGCGCGCTCATGCTCGACGTACCGCCCGGCATGCCGCTCGGCGTCGGCGGCGAACCCTTCGAGGAGGTCGAGGTCGACCTGCCCGAGGGCGCCCTGCTCGCCCTCTACACGGACGGCCTCGTCGAGTCCCGCGACCACCCGCTCGACGAGGGCCTGAACGCGTTCGTCAGCGCCCTCACCGACCCCGAGCAGGCCCTGGAGGACATCTGCGACCACGTCCTCAGCGCCCTGGACACCCACCACGGCGAGGACGACATCGCGCTGCTCATGGCGCGCGTCCAGGGGCTGCCCGCCGAGCACGTCGGCGACTGGACGCTGCCGCGCGAGCCGCGCTCGGTGGGCCACGCCCGCGAGCTGGCGTGCGCGCGCCTGCGGGAGTGGGGCCTCGACGCGCTCGTCGACACCGCCGAGCTCCTCGTCAGCGAACTCGTCACCAACGCCCTGCGGTACGGCGAGGGCGAGATCCGGCTCCGGCTGCTCCTCGACCGCACCCTGGTGTGCGAGGTGTGGGACGCGGGCCTGGTCCAGCCGCGCCGCCGCCGCGCCCGCGACACCGACGAGGGCGGGCGCGGCCTCCAGCTCGTCGGCCTGCTCAGCGCGGCCTGGGGCTCACGGCGCACCCCGCGCGGCAAGACGGTCTGGTTCGAACTGGCGCTGCCGGACGGGAACACGCCGCCGATGGACGCGGCGGAGGCGCTGATGAGCCTGTTCTGA
- a CDS encoding PspA/IM30 family protein — protein MTKQTILGRVTQLAKANVHALLDQAEDPQKMLDQLIREYTDNIKEAEQAVAATIGDLRLMEQDHEEDQKAAVEWGAKALAASRKADALRMADGAVEADRFDGLAKVALGRQLRAEKEAKEAEPTIAAQSDVVARLKDGLDSMKIKLTELQSKRNELVARAKAAQARNRMADAAGSLDVLDPTSELSRFEEKVRREEARALGREELAASSLDAQFEQLESLSDEAEVEARLAALKATT, from the coding sequence ATGACCAAGCAGACGATCCTCGGGCGTGTGACCCAGCTGGCGAAGGCCAATGTGCACGCCCTCCTCGATCAGGCCGAGGACCCGCAGAAGATGCTGGACCAGCTGATCCGCGAGTACACGGACAACATCAAGGAGGCCGAGCAGGCCGTCGCGGCCACCATCGGGGACCTGCGGCTCATGGAGCAGGACCACGAGGAGGACCAGAAGGCGGCCGTCGAGTGGGGCGCGAAGGCGCTGGCCGCGAGCCGGAAGGCGGACGCGCTGCGGATGGCGGACGGGGCCGTCGAGGCCGACCGGTTCGACGGCCTGGCGAAGGTCGCCCTGGGGCGGCAGCTGCGCGCGGAGAAGGAGGCCAAGGAGGCCGAGCCGACGATCGCCGCGCAGAGCGACGTGGTCGCGCGGCTCAAGGACGGCCTCGACTCGATGAAGATCAAGCTGACGGAGCTGCAGTCGAAGCGGAACGAGCTGGTGGCACGGGCCAAGGCCGCGCAGGCGCGGAACCGGATGGCCGACGCCGCCGGGAGCCTGGACGTGCTCGACCCGACGAGCGAGCTGAGCCGGTTCGAGGAGAAGGTGCGCAGGGAGGAGGCGCGGGCCCTGGGCCGGGAGGAGCTGGCCGCGTCGTCGCTCGACGCGCAGTTCGAGCAGCTGGAGAGCCTGAGCGACGAGGCGGAGGTCGAGGCCCGGCTCGCCGCGCTCAAGGCCACCACCTGA
- a CDS encoding TPM domain-containing protein: protein MPAGAAVSGARAAPAEDPVRLDRDGQITDRAGALGGRRAAVADALDRLYDDRKIQLFVAYVRDFSGRSARDWADTTAERNGLGTDDVLLAVATHDRQYAYSAEQGSRFSEAQLRDVAATAIEPALRQHDWAGAAIGAAQGYAAVLAGQPVPRPAITPGEADPGGGGRGDDGVAGDLVLPVVAVGVAGTFAAVAYRRRRRRFTTRTTPGGRGEAQRVTPLPELDADSGRLLVETDDAVRTSAEELGFATAQFGEEAARPFAAAVAYARAELTAAFRLRQRLDDAYPEDDATRRRMLDEIVARCTEAGRRLDAEAAAFDELRSLERTAPSALEHAETALRQVNARAMEAETTLKELRAAYAPAASETVVGSVAQAKDRLAFAASQLDQARAAVGSADNGTAAVHLRAAEGAVDQAGTFVDGVTRLAGELAEADRRLPGALSEAEADLADARGLLEGTDAGTPTADLRGRIARAESVVAEVGRALSAGAYDPIDALRRVEEADAALDDALAGARQRASEDDRARVLLDQALLTARSAVAAARDQVTTHRGAVGPEARTRLAEAERHLERAEAPGGAAPAAALAAAQRADSLARQAQALAERDVRAYGNPYGGGFGAGGRGGGMGGAVLGGIVLGEVLGGLGRGTGRGGGGGFGGGGPGTFGGGGTRGRMGGGGRF from the coding sequence ATGCCTGCCGGGGCCGCCGTGTCCGGTGCCCGGGCGGCGCCCGCCGAGGACCCCGTGCGCCTGGACCGCGACGGCCAGATCACCGACAGGGCGGGCGCGCTCGGGGGCCGTCGAGCCGCCGTCGCCGACGCGCTCGACCGGCTCTACGACGACCGGAAGATCCAGCTCTTCGTGGCCTATGTCCGGGACTTCTCCGGACGGTCCGCGCGGGACTGGGCGGACACCACGGCCGAGCGGAACGGCCTGGGGACGGACGACGTGCTGCTGGCCGTGGCCACCCATGACCGGCAGTACGCGTACTCGGCCGAGCAGGGCTCGCGGTTCAGCGAGGCGCAGCTCAGGGACGTCGCGGCGACCGCCATCGAGCCCGCCCTGCGGCAGCACGACTGGGCGGGGGCGGCGATCGGCGCGGCCCAGGGATACGCGGCCGTGCTCGCCGGGCAGCCCGTGCCCCGGCCCGCGATCACTCCCGGTGAAGCGGATCCGGGCGGCGGGGGCCGGGGTGACGACGGAGTGGCGGGTGACTTGGTGCTGCCCGTGGTCGCGGTCGGCGTGGCGGGCACCTTCGCCGCGGTCGCCTACCGGCGGCGCAGGCGGAGGTTCACGACGCGGACGACGCCCGGCGGCCGGGGCGAGGCGCAGCGGGTCACTCCCCTGCCCGAGCTGGACGCGGACTCCGGGCGGCTGCTCGTCGAGACCGATGACGCGGTGCGCACCAGCGCCGAGGAACTGGGCTTCGCCACCGCGCAGTTCGGTGAGGAGGCGGCACGCCCGTTCGCGGCGGCGGTGGCGTATGCGCGCGCGGAGCTGACGGCGGCGTTCCGGCTGCGGCAGCGGCTCGACGACGCGTATCCGGAGGACGACGCGACGCGGCGGCGGATGCTCGACGAGATCGTGGCGCGCTGCACGGAGGCGGGGCGGCGGCTCGACGCGGAGGCGGCGGCGTTCGACGAGCTGCGTTCCCTGGAGCGCACCGCGCCCAGCGCCCTGGAGCACGCCGAGACGGCGCTCCGGCAGGTCAACGCGCGGGCCATGGAGGCGGAGACGACGCTCAAGGAACTGCGGGCGGCCTACGCGCCGGCGGCGAGCGAGACGGTCGTGGGGAGCGTGGCGCAGGCCAAGGACCGGCTCGCGTTCGCCGCGAGCCAGTTGGACCAGGCCCGCGCGGCCGTCGGCAGCGCCGACAACGGGACGGCCGCCGTGCATCTGCGCGCGGCGGAGGGAGCCGTCGACCAGGCGGGCACGTTCGTGGACGGCGTGACGCGGCTCGCCGGTGAACTCGCCGAGGCCGACCGGCGGTTGCCGGGCGCGCTCAGCGAGGCCGAGGCCGACCTCGCCGACGCGCGCGGCCTCCTTGAGGGCACGGACGCGGGCACGCCGACCGCCGATCTGCGCGGCAGGATCGCCCGGGCCGAGTCCGTCGTGGCGGAGGTGGGGCGCGCGCTGTCGGCGGGGGCGTACGACCCGATCGACGCGCTGCGCCGCGTGGAGGAGGCCGACGCGGCGCTCGACGACGCCCTGGCCGGGGCGCGGCAGCGTGCGAGCGAGGACGACCGGGCCCGGGTGCTCCTCGACCAGGCCCTGCTCACCGCGCGCAGCGCCGTCGCCGCCGCCCGGGACCAGGTGACGACGCACCGGGGCGCGGTGGGCCCCGAGGCCCGGACCCGGCTCGCGGAGGCGGAGCGCCACCTGGAGCGGGCCGAGGCCCCCGGCGGCGCCGCCCCCGCCGCCGCGCTCGCCGCGGCGCAGCGGGCCGACTCCCTGGCGCGGCAGGCCCAGGCGCTCGCCGAGCGGGACGTCCGCGCCTACGGCAATCCGTACGGCGGGGGCTTCGGCGCGGGCGGCCGGGGCGGCGGCATGGGCGGTGCCGTCCTCGGCGGGATCGTCCTCGGGGAGGTCCTCGGCGGGCTGGGGCGCGGGACCGGAAGGGGCGGCGGCGGAGGCTTCGGGGGCGGTGGGCCCGGGACGTTCGGCGGGGGCGGGACGCGGGGGCGGATGGGGGGCGGTGGCCGGTTCTGA
- a CDS encoding SMI1/KNR4 family protein: MIGLRGAAVGGVWAGVRERVLAVREAPHWREVFGADWLGEHGHGFRLEPVLSEPEVRAVEHHLGVELPGEYRDFLRQVGAGGAGPDYGLFAQRPPGSDDEPDSGACALPFRPEGTDELAGHEADQPCADDYADEEALSRDYAAWEARYDVLHDSLTDGTLHLGHQGCGYYTLLAVTGPERGTLWDDVRAVGEGVQPVTRQDKPRVTFAQWYLSWLEHAERTAAEGRPRPYGT; encoded by the coding sequence GTGATCGGACTCAGAGGGGCGGCGGTGGGCGGGGTCTGGGCGGGTGTGCGGGAACGGGTGCTCGCGGTGCGGGAGGCGCCGCACTGGCGTGAGGTGTTCGGCGCGGACTGGCTCGGCGAGCACGGCCATGGCTTCCGCCTTGAGCCCGTCCTCTCGGAGCCGGAGGTGCGGGCCGTCGAGCACCACCTGGGTGTGGAACTGCCGGGGGAGTACCGCGACTTCCTCCGCCAGGTCGGCGCGGGTGGCGCGGGCCCGGACTACGGCCTCTTCGCCCAGAGGCCGCCGGGGTCGGACGACGAGCCGGACTCCGGTGCCTGCGCGCTGCCGTTCCGCCCGGAGGGCACCGACGAACTGGCCGGTCATGAGGCCGATCAGCCGTGTGCCGACGACTACGCCGACGAGGAGGCCCTGAGCCGTGACTACGCGGCTTGGGAGGCGCGCTACGACGTGCTCCACGACTCCCTGACCGACGGCACCCTCCACCTCGGCCACCAGGGCTGTGGCTACTACACCCTCCTCGCGGTGACGGGCCCGGAGCGCGGCACCCTGTGGGACGACGTGCGGGCCGTCGGCGAGGGCGTGCAGCCCGTGACGCGGCAGGACAAGCCCCGTGTCACCTTCGCCCAGTGGTATCTGTCGTGGCTGGAGCACGCGGAGCGGACGGCGGCCGAGGGCCGCCCCCGCCCTTACGGGACATAG
- a CDS encoding hydrolase has protein sequence MEIRTARSARSMKVLVAAGLAAAVTLGAGAAAPAFARGTESAVRAQPEDGVRPVLPAPTGPHPVGTVTSRLVDHSRHDPWVTSQPYRELMVSVWYPARKTGGGPAPAPYMAPGAAERWDAAAPHGIAKGAVDWPGMRTHARQSAPVDDRGGRRPVLLYSAGANDPRTWGTSLVEEMASRGYVVITVDHTYEAPGVQFPDGSVKGDKPLRDAFAKVTDDRSLSRLLKKVLDTRVADDKFVLDRLGALPHGLSRVIDRGRVGMFGQSAGGIAAAETMYEDKRVKAAVNLDGTMELNGEPKGTNLTPVARHGVDRPLLLMGREGSDHTTEPSWGAFWSHTPGWKRDFTLRGSQHQTYTDLAALLPQTGASRAVIEKNIGTVDPKRAVAAQRSYVTSFFDRWLRDRDNHLLDGPSPQFPEVRYVP, from the coding sequence ATGGAGATTCGCACGGCGCGGAGCGCGCGCTCGATGAAGGTGCTGGTGGCCGCGGGCCTCGCGGCGGCGGTGACGCTGGGGGCCGGGGCCGCCGCCCCGGCCTTCGCCCGGGGGACGGAGAGCGCGGTGCGCGCACAGCCCGAGGACGGAGTGCGCCCCGTCCTGCCCGCCCCGACAGGCCCTCACCCCGTCGGCACGGTGACGTCCCGCCTCGTCGACCACTCCCGGCACGACCCCTGGGTCACCTCGCAGCCGTACCGGGAGCTGATGGTCAGCGTCTGGTATCCGGCGCGGAAGACCGGCGGCGGCCCCGCCCCCGCGCCGTACATGGCGCCGGGCGCGGCCGAGCGGTGGGACGCCGCCGCCCCGCACGGCATAGCGAAGGGCGCCGTCGACTGGCCGGGCATGCGCACCCACGCGCGCCAGTCGGCCCCGGTCGACGACCGCGGCGGCCGACGCCCGGTGCTGCTCTATTCCGCGGGGGCCAACGACCCGCGGACCTGGGGCACCTCCCTGGTCGAGGAGATGGCGAGCCGTGGCTATGTGGTCATCACCGTCGACCACACCTATGAGGCGCCGGGCGTGCAGTTCCCCGACGGCTCGGTCAAGGGCGACAAGCCCCTGCGGGACGCCTTCGCCAAGGTGACGGACGACCGGTCGCTGTCCCGGCTCCTGAAGAAGGTCCTGGACACCCGGGTCGCCGACGACAAGTTCGTCCTCGACCGGCTCGGCGCCCTGCCGCACGGCCTGTCCCGGGTGATCGACCGCGGCCGCGTCGGCATGTTCGGCCAGTCCGCGGGCGGAATCGCCGCCGCCGAGACGATGTACGAGGACAAGCGCGTCAAGGCCGCCGTCAACCTCGACGGCACCATGGAGCTCAACGGCGAGCCCAAGGGCACGAACCTCACCCCGGTGGCCCGGCACGGCGTCGACCGCCCGCTGCTCCTCATGGGCCGCGAAGGCAGCGACCACACCACCGAGCCCTCATGGGGCGCCTTCTGGTCCCACACCCCGGGCTGGAAGCGGGACTTCACCCTCCGCGGCTCCCAGCACCAGACCTATACGGACCTGGCGGCCCTGCTGCCCCAGACCGGAGCCTCCCGAGCCGTCATCGAGAAGAACATAGGCACCGTCGACCCGAAGCGGGCCGTCGCCGCCCAGCGCTCCTATGTGACGTCCTTCTTCGACCGCTGGCTGCGCGACCGGGACAACCACCTCCTGGACGGCCCGTCGCCCCAGTTCCCGGAGGTGCGCTACGTCCCGTAG